Part of the Aureitalea marina genome, CCTTTTTGGCTCTTTCCCTGGCCAGTTTGCGAATTCCACTAAGTTCTTTCCGCTCTTTTTCGGCCTGGACGATCTTTTTCTGGATCTTTTCTGCCACTTCAGGGTTCTTGTGAAGATAATTATCCAGTTGGGTCTTGATGAAATCATTGATGTAGGTCCTAACCGTAGGCAAACCTCCACCCATTTCTGTGGAACCAAGTTTAGTCTTGGTCTGACTCTCAAAGACCGGCTCCATCACTTTGATGCTTATGGCCCCAACAATGGATTTTCGGATGTCACTGGCATCGTAGTTACGGCCAAAGTACTCACGTACTGTTTTTACAATTCCCTCCCGAAAGGCCGCCTGATGAGTCCCTCCCTGGGTGGTGTGCTGCCCATTGACAAAGCTGTGATACTCCTCACTGTACTGGGTACGGCTGTGCGTGAGGGCTATTTCGATATCATTACCCTTTAGGTGAATTATGGGATAGAGCATTTGCTCTGCAGGCATATCATCTTCCAACAGATCTTTCAGGCCATTCGTACTCTGGAACTTCTCCCCGTTAAAATCGATGGTCAGACCGGGGTTCAGGTAGACGTAATTCTTGAGCATCTTTACCACATACTCAGGCCGATAGCGATAATTCTTGAAAATGCCGGGATCCGGCACAAAGGATACCTTGGTCCCTTTACGCTTGGAAGAATCCTCCACAGCCGGATCACTGATGAGCTCTCCCAATTCGAATTCTGCAACCTTGATCTGGTTGTCACGAACGGATTCTACACGAAAATTAGACGAAAGTGCGTTTACAGCCTTGGTTCCAACCCCATTCAATCCCACAGACTTCTTGAAGGCACGTGTATCGTATTTCCCCCCAGTGTTCATCTTGGAAACCACATCCACCACCTTGCCCAGCGGAATGCCACGGCCATAATCCCTCACCCGGACCTCATTGTCCTTGATCCGGATCTCGATGGTCTTTCCGGCGCCCATCACGAATTCGTCAATACAGTTATCTATGACCTCTTTCAGAAGAATGTAAATGCCGTCGTCCGGAGAGGACCCATCTCCCAACTTTCCGATGTACATACCGGGCCGCATCCGGATGTGTTCTTTCCAGTCCAGGGAACGGATGTTATCTTCGGTATATTGGGCTTTGGCCATAGATTAGGGGTATATGGGCTAATATAAAAGTTCGGTCAATAAATTAAAACGAACAAGCTCTAAAGTAATTAACAATGCAGCCCATTGAATTGTTAAGAAAATTAAGGGCTCGAATACACGCTTTTTCCTATTAAGAGAACGGAAAAAACCGATCAAATTTCATCAGCGAGACAAAAAAATCTTCACTGTGAAATGAACGTGAAACAAGAAAATAGGGCAGAATTAGGCCTTACAAATGGAAATATTAGACGTTAAAACGGAAGTGAACAACGTCGCCGTC contains:
- a CDS encoding DNA topoisomerase IV subunit B, which codes for MAKAQYTEDNIRSLDWKEHIRMRPGMYIGKLGDGSSPDDGIYILLKEVIDNCIDEFVMGAGKTIEIRIKDNEVRVRDYGRGIPLGKVVDVVSKMNTGGKYDTRAFKKSVGLNGVGTKAVNALSSNFRVESVRDNQIKVAEFELGELISDPAVEDSSKRKGTKVSFVPDPGIFKNYRYRPEYVVKMLKNYVYLNPGLTIDFNGEKFQSTNGLKDLLEDDMPAEQMLYPIIHLKGNDIEIALTHSRTQYSEEYHSFVNGQHTTQGGTHQAAFREGIVKTVREYFGRNYDASDIRKSIVGAISIKVMEPVFESQTKTKLGSTEMGGGLPTVRTYINDFIKTQLDNYLHKNPEVAEKIQKKIVQAEKERKELSGIRKLARERAKKASLHNKKLRDCRVHLGDSKNDRSLETTLFITEGDSASGSITKSRDVNTQAVFSLKGKPLNSYGLTKKIVYENEEFNLLQAALNIEESLEDLRYNNIVIATDADVDGMHIRLLLITFFLQFFPELIKEGHLYILQTPLFRVRNKKETIYCYSEQERIDAIEKLKPKPEITRFKGLGEISPDEFQHFIGEDIRLDPVMLDKAMSIEELLSFYMGKNTPNRQEFIINNLKVELDKVEE